In Halobaculum magnesiiphilum, the following proteins share a genomic window:
- a CDS encoding DUF7313 family protein, protein MLPSPLEFLVPLGALESVADVLPFAILAVVLVNVVTRLLAQRSFERAAAEGDDDEALSRFLPHEIVNGLLVLLSFAFMIVEPHGGMVLSVLVVGMVISDFFEYESRRVEARNDLEMDKPNSAIVASALVIAYAGYQALFFLVEPIWSSII, encoded by the coding sequence ATGTTACCGTCACCGCTGGAGTTCCTCGTCCCGCTCGGGGCGTTGGAGTCCGTGGCGGATGTGCTGCCGTTCGCCATCCTCGCGGTCGTGCTCGTGAACGTGGTCACCAGGCTGCTCGCACAGCGGAGCTTCGAGCGGGCCGCCGCCGAGGGGGACGACGACGAGGCGCTGAGCCGGTTCCTCCCCCACGAGATCGTGAACGGCCTGCTCGTCCTGCTGTCGTTCGCGTTCATGATCGTCGAACCGCACGGGGGGATGGTGCTGTCCGTGCTCGTCGTCGGGATGGTCATCTCCGACTTCTTCGAGTACGAGTCCCGCCGCGTCGAGGCGCGCAACGACCTGGAGATGGACAAACCCAACAGCGCGATCGTCGCCTCGGCCCTCGTGATCGCGTACGCCGGGTACCAGGCCCTGTTCTTCCTCGTCGAGCCGATCTGGAGCTCGATCATCTGA
- a CDS encoding ATP-NAD kinase, translating to MTDFRAALAGDDGTLREAVEAAGGAVVAADADPDAVVALGERALVEAALGDPRAPILPVDGGGGRHSIPRVDAEAALAAVAEGAGRTESRATLSVTVGGDRRARAVLDATLMTAEPARISEYAVLADDDPEPVARVRSDGVVVATPAGSSGYARAAGGSVLSPGAGLSVVPVSPFATTADTWVLDDEVVLRVERDDCDVRLIVDGEAVGVVEPNADVRVAVDGAVPFLRVPLSERPRRTRR from the coding sequence ATGACCGACTTCCGCGCGGCGCTGGCCGGCGACGACGGGACCCTTCGGGAGGCCGTCGAGGCCGCCGGCGGCGCGGTCGTCGCCGCCGACGCCGACCCGGACGCGGTCGTCGCCCTCGGCGAGCGCGCGCTCGTCGAGGCGGCGCTCGGCGACCCGCGGGCGCCGATCCTGCCGGTCGACGGCGGCGGCGGCCGCCACTCGATCCCGCGGGTCGACGCCGAAGCCGCGCTCGCGGCCGTCGCGGAGGGGGCGGGCCGGACGGAGTCGCGGGCGACGCTGTCGGTGACCGTCGGCGGCGACCGACGCGCGCGTGCCGTGCTGGACGCCACGCTGATGACGGCCGAGCCGGCGCGTATCTCCGAGTACGCCGTCCTCGCGGACGACGACCCCGAGCCGGTCGCCCGCGTCCGGTCGGACGGCGTCGTCGTCGCGACGCCGGCGGGGTCGAGCGGATACGCGCGCGCCGCCGGCGGCTCCGTGCTCTCGCCCGGAGCCGGACTGTCGGTGGTTCCCGTCTCGCCGTTCGCGACGACGGCCGACACGTGGGTGCTCGACGACGAGGTCGTCCTGCGCGTCGAGCGCGACGACTGCGACGTGCGCCTGATCGTCGACGGCGAGGCCGTCGGCGTCGTCGAGCCGAACGCGGACGTCCGCGTCGCCGTCGACGGCGCCGTGCCGTTCCTCCGGGTGCCGCTCTCCGAACGACCCCGGCGGACGCGGCGCTGA
- a CDS encoding M28 family peptidase, with translation MTDLSERTDWIGDAFTSDAGWNLLEDLVDVGNRMAGQSGEREGLELVCDALADAGCRDARIDEFDLQGWERGDSGLRAAGRDERCIALPRSPAGEATAELVDLGYGLPSDFEEGDVDGNVVMVSSDTPDDVDRFIHRREKYYYAVEHGAAAFVFRNHVEGCLPPTGSVGTDDDPIGQIPAVGVSSEVGARLARRAEGDSVTVAVDCETPEATSGNAIAELGPDTDEEILVSSHVDAHDIAEGAMDNGAGTATIVEVANALAGIEDELDTRVRFVAYGAEEVGLVGSSVEADRADRDAIAAIVNVDSNVFGRTLSLSTHGFDDLAAAADRLADRFDHPISTSEELVPHSDHWPFVIHGVPGYMVAGETEGSGRGWGHTEADTLEKLESRNLREQAILLTALVADLADADTEIARRDPSEIAAALEAEDKATGMKVIGDWPYDDDGNVVG, from the coding sequence GTGACAGACCTCAGCGAGCGGACGGACTGGATCGGCGACGCGTTCACGAGCGACGCCGGGTGGAACCTGCTGGAGGACCTCGTCGACGTGGGCAACCGGATGGCGGGCCAATCCGGCGAGCGCGAGGGGCTCGAACTCGTATGCGACGCCCTCGCGGACGCCGGCTGTCGCGACGCCCGGATCGACGAGTTCGACCTGCAGGGGTGGGAGCGCGGCGACTCGGGCCTCCGCGCCGCCGGGCGCGACGAGCGCTGCATCGCGCTGCCGCGCTCCCCGGCGGGCGAGGCGACCGCCGAGCTCGTCGACCTCGGCTACGGCCTCCCGTCGGACTTCGAGGAGGGAGACGTGGACGGCAACGTCGTGATGGTGTCCTCGGACACGCCCGACGACGTCGACCGCTTCATCCACCGCCGCGAGAAGTACTACTACGCGGTCGAGCACGGCGCCGCGGCGTTCGTCTTCCGCAACCACGTGGAGGGGTGTCTCCCGCCGACAGGCTCCGTCGGCACCGACGACGACCCGATCGGGCAGATCCCCGCGGTCGGCGTGAGTTCGGAGGTCGGCGCGCGCCTCGCGCGCCGAGCCGAGGGCGACTCCGTCACCGTCGCGGTCGACTGCGAGACGCCCGAGGCGACCAGCGGCAACGCGATAGCCGAGTTAGGCCCCGACACCGACGAGGAGATCCTGGTCTCCTCGCACGTCGACGCCCACGACATCGCCGAGGGCGCGATGGACAACGGCGCCGGAACCGCCACGATCGTCGAGGTGGCGAACGCGCTCGCCGGGATCGAGGACGAACTGGACACCCGGGTTCGATTCGTCGCCTACGGCGCCGAGGAGGTCGGCCTCGTCGGCTCGTCGGTGGAGGCGGACCGGGCGGACCGCGACGCCATCGCTGCGATCGTCAACGTCGACTCCAACGTCTTCGGCCGGACGCTGTCGCTGTCGACCCACGGGTTCGACGACCTCGCCGCGGCGGCCGACCGCCTCGCCGACCGGTTCGATCACCCGATCTCGACCAGCGAGGAGCTGGTCCCCCACAGCGACCACTGGCCGTTCGTGATCCACGGCGTCCCGGGCTACATGGTCGCCGGCGAGACCGAGGGGAGCGGCCGGGGATGGGGCCACACCGAGGCGGACACGCTGGAGAAGCTGGAGAGCCGGAACCTCCGCGAGCAGGCGATCCTGCTGACCGCGCTCGTCGCCGATCTCGCGGATGCCGACACCGAAATCGCGCGCCGCGATCCGAGCGAGATCGCCGCCGCACTGGAGGCGGAGGACAAGGCGACCGGAATGAAGGTGATCGGCGACTGGCCCTACGACGACGACGGGAACGTCGTCGGGTGA
- a CDS encoding DUF420 domain-containing protein, translating into METADASGPLGTVKEYPRATVAVVSVVGYALVIGTFAGVVPDSVFPSLTQGEVNILSHAIAAVNAVTTVLLVLGWRWIRAGEVRKHAAAMSTAFGLIMVFLVMYLARVGGGPGEKHIVIRETAFLGAYAGAVEVAYLAMLAIHILLSVVTVPVVLYAIVLGWTHTPEELRTETPHRRVGRVAAGTWIVSLTLGVVTYVLLNWVYAYEFVRVAR; encoded by the coding sequence ATGGAAACAGCGGACGCGAGCGGCCCGCTCGGCACCGTGAAGGAGTACCCGCGCGCGACGGTCGCGGTGGTGTCGGTCGTCGGCTACGCGCTCGTCATCGGCACGTTCGCGGGCGTCGTCCCCGACTCCGTGTTCCCGTCGCTCACGCAAGGGGAGGTGAACATCCTGAGCCACGCGATCGCGGCGGTCAACGCCGTGACGACCGTGCTGCTCGTGCTCGGGTGGCGCTGGATCCGCGCGGGCGAGGTGCGCAAGCACGCCGCCGCGATGAGCACCGCCTTCGGCCTCATCATGGTGTTTCTCGTCATGTACCTCGCGCGGGTCGGCGGCGGCCCGGGAGAGAAACACATCGTCATCCGGGAAACCGCGTTCCTCGGCGCGTACGCGGGCGCCGTCGAGGTCGCGTACCTCGCGATGCTCGCGATCCACATCCTGCTGTCGGTGGTGACCGTCCCCGTCGTCCTGTACGCGATCGTGCTCGGGTGGACCCACACCCCCGAGGAACTGCGCACGGAGACGCCCCACAGGCGCGTTGGCCGGGTCGCCGCGGGCACGTGGATCGTCTCGCTGACGCTCGGCGTCGTCACCTACGTGCTGCTCAACTGGGTGTACGCCTACGAGTTCGTCCGCGTCGCGCGATAA
- a CDS encoding M48 family metallopeptidase gives MSPAPPISSPALPSPLPATLSWAADWWELWALIAAGFLGVRLAPVLVSRTERPDALPDEVARAVGRAGVPADRVGVLRRDGRVVAYAAGLTAGHGRVFVSTGLLRELDPEGVAAVVRHEHAHLARGHVPIRVGIPCAYAVAWAVDATLFGQAGLVAGAALAIPLAYLSVRVARWTEYDADAVAARGTGDDYREALARLAAGGHLGRHAPAGGRLRRLLASLSMHPPLGERLDRLDDRGGTRADARIPAGPTTRATRGDD, from the coding sequence GTGTCCCCCGCTCCTCCGATCTCGTCGCCCGCCCTCCCCTCCCCGCTGCCGGCGACGCTTTCGTGGGCGGCCGACTGGTGGGAGCTGTGGGCGCTCATCGCGGCCGGCTTCCTCGGGGTTCGCCTCGCGCCCGTGTTGGTCTCGCGCACCGAGCGACCGGACGCGCTCCCCGACGAGGTCGCCCGCGCGGTCGGACGCGCCGGCGTCCCCGCCGACCGGGTCGGCGTCCTCCGACGCGACGGACGGGTGGTCGCGTACGCCGCCGGGTTGACCGCCGGGCACGGCCGGGTGTTCGTCTCGACGGGCCTCCTGCGCGAGCTCGATCCCGAGGGCGTCGCGGCGGTCGTCCGCCACGAGCACGCCCACCTCGCCCGGGGGCACGTTCCGATCCGGGTCGGCATCCCCTGCGCGTACGCGGTCGCGTGGGCCGTCGACGCGACGCTGTTCGGGCAGGCGGGGCTCGTCGCCGGCGCGGCGCTGGCGATCCCGCTGGCGTACCTCTCCGTGCGAGTGGCGCGTTGGACCGAGTACGACGCCGACGCGGTCGCCGCCCGCGGGACTGGCGACGACTACCGGGAGGCGCTCGCCCGGCTCGCGGCCGGCGGCCACCTCGGCCGACACGCGCCGGCCGGCGGGCGGCTCCGGCGGCTGCTCGCGTCGCTGTCGATGCATCCGCCGCTGGGCGAGCGGCTCGATCGCCTGGACGACAGGGGGGGTACCCGGGCGGACGCCCGGATCCCGGCCGGCCCGACGACGCGCGCGACCCGCGGCGACGACTAG